The Sinorhizobium alkalisoli genomic interval ATGTAGGTTATTTCTCATCCGACATCGAAGGGAGTCTTAAGCGCGCCGCCTGCGAAGCGCGCACGACCTCCCTTTGCCGGAAGAGACCATCTACCCAACGCAGATTCAGGGGAACTGTTAATGAAAAATGCATTCAGAACGATCGCTATCGGTGCAGCCATGTTGGCGGCCACCACGCTGTCGACCGCTGCACGCGACCTCACCGTCGTCTCCTGGGGAGGCAACTTTCAGGACGCACAACGCGAAATTTTCTTCAAACCCTTTGCGGAGGAGACCGGCAAGCCTGTGCTCGACGAGTCTTGGGACGGTGGCTTCGGCGTTCTCCAGGCGAAGGTGAAGGCCGGCGCGCCGAACTGGGACGTGGTGCAGGTGGAGGCCGAAGAACTGGCACTTGGCTGCGCCGACGGTCTCTTCGAAAAGATCGATTGGGACAAGCTCGGCGGCAAGGACAAGTTCCTGCCGGAAGCGGTCAGCGAATGCGGAGTCGGCGCGATCGTGTGGTCGACGGCAATCGCCTATGACGGCGCCAAACTCGCCGAAGGTCCCACCTCCTGGGCGGATTTCTGGGACGTGCAGAAATTTCCGGGCAAGCGCGCGATGCGCAAAAGCGCCAAGTATACTCTGGAATTCGCTCTCCTCGCCGACGGTGTCGGCAAGGATGAGGTTTATGGAGTGCTGGCGACGCCCGAGGGTGTGGACAGGGCCTTCAGGAAGCTCGATGAACTGCGTCCGCATCTCGTTTGGTGGGAAGCGGGCGCGCAGCCGCTACAACTGCTCGCCTCCGGCGAAGTGGTCATGACCTCGGCCTATAACGGCCGCATTACGGGCATCAACCGCA includes:
- a CDS encoding ABC transporter substrate-binding protein, with protein sequence MLAATTLSTAARDLTVVSWGGNFQDAQREIFFKPFAEETGKPVLDESWDGGFGVLQAKVKAGAPNWDVVQVEAEELALGCADGLFEKIDWDKLGGKDKFLPEAVSECGVGAIVWSTAIAYDGAKLAEGPTSWADFWDVQKFPGKRAMRKSAKYTLEFALLADGVGKDEVYGVLATPEGVDRAFRKLDELRPHLVWWEAGAQPLQLLASGEVVMTSAYNGRITGINRSEGKEFKVVWPGSIYAIDSWVILKDAENQDAGQDFITFASMPDNMTKLPGYIAYGLPNTEAAEKVEPRYAAELPTAPENMAAALALDVEFWIDNSEALTERFNAWLAQ